In Parasegetibacter sp. NRK P23, a single genomic region encodes these proteins:
- a CDS encoding VanZ family protein: MTRKTGYWLLAILWTSTIIFLLCMPGSKVPKTAGSFKFPPGTDMAVHVVLFAVLQILWVRSVQQEYAPSARIAFYIIAFGIIMEFIQHFFVPNRSFEWEDIVADIAGVLIGNFFLKHWWKAAQNKKPL, translated from the coding sequence ATGACGCGCAAAACCGGCTACTGGCTACTCGCAATACTTTGGACCTCCACCATCATCTTTCTGCTCTGTATGCCGGGATCAAAAGTGCCCAAAACCGCCGGTAGTTTTAAGTTCCCCCCGGGTACTGATATGGCCGTTCATGTTGTACTCTTCGCTGTACTCCAGATTCTTTGGGTACGCTCTGTTCAACAGGAATATGCACCATCTGCAAGGATAGCATTTTATATCATCGCGTTCGGGATCATCATGGAGTTCATTCAGCATTTCTTCGTTCCGAACCGGTCTTTTGAATGGGAAGATATTGTAGCCGACATAGCGGGTGTATTAATAGGAAATTTCTTCTTGAAACACTGGTGGAAAGCAGCTCAAAATAAAAAGCCCCTGTAG